A stretch of Procambarus clarkii isolate CNS0578487 chromosome 20, FALCON_Pclarkii_2.0, whole genome shotgun sequence DNA encodes these proteins:
- the LOC138366844 gene encoding TRAF3-interacting protein 1-like encodes MKGFESKGEIKLIGKLFIELRLFYLCSPDGSYILQLASRDEVTVKEDDRMTVKEDDRMTVKKDGRMTVKEDDRMSVKEDDRKTVKEHDRMTVKEDDRVTVKEDNRMTVKENDRMTVKEDDRMTVKENDRMTVKEDDKMSMK; translated from the coding sequence ATGAAAGGTTTTGAGTCTAAAGGTGAAATTAAATTAATTGGTAAACTATTTATAGAGTTGAGACTTTTTTATTTGTGTTCTCCTGATGGATCTTATATTTTACAATTGGCATCACGTGATGAAGTGACCGTGAAGGAAGATGATAGAATGACCGTGAAGGAAGATGATAGAATGACCGTGAAGAAAGATGGTAGAATGACCGTGAAGGAAGATGATAGAATGAGCGTGAAGGAAGATGATAGAAAGACCGTGAAGGAACATGATAGAATGACCGTGAAGGAAGATGATAGAGTGACCGTGAAGGAAGATAATAGAATGACCGTGAAAGAAAATGATAGAATGACCGTAAAGGAAGATGATAGAATGACCGTGAAAGAAAATGATAGAATGACCGTGAAGGAAGATGATAAAATGAGTATGAAGTAA
- the LOC138366845 gene encoding rac guanine nucleotide exchange factor JJ-like, giving the protein MGPPPTQQTETEGPGTHGAQHHRSKQKQRAPELMGPTPTQQTETEDPGTHGPNTNAANRNRGPRNSWGHHQRSKQKQRAPELMGPTPTQQTETEGPGTHGPTTNAANRNRGPRNSWNHHHRSKQKQRAPELMEPPPTQQTETEGPGTHGTTTNAANRNRGPRNSWNHHQRSKQKQRAPELMGPPPTQQTETEGPGTHGATTNAANRNREPRNSWGHHQRSKQKQRAPELMEPSPPQQTETEGPGTHGATTNAANRNRGPRNSWGHHQRSKQKQRAPELMGPPPTQQTETEGPGTHGATTNAANRNRGPRNSWGHHQRSKQKQRAPELMGPPPTQQTETEGPGTHGATTNAANRNRGPRNSG; this is encoded by the coding sequence ATGGGGCCACCACCAACGCAGCAAACAGAAACAGAGGGCCCCGGAACTCATGGGGCCCAACACCACCGCAGCAAACAGAAACAGAGGGCCCCGGAACTCATGGGCCCAACACCAACGCAACAAACAGAAACAGAGGACCCCGGAACTCATGGGCCCAACACCAACGCAGCAAACAGAAACAGAGGGCCCCGGAACTCATGGGGCCACCACCAACGCAGCAAACAGAAACAGAGGGCCCCGGAACTCATGGGGCCAACACCAACGCAGCAAACAGAAACAGAGGGCCCCGGAACTCATGGGCCCACCACCAACGCAGCAAACAGAAACAGAGGGCCCCGGAACTCATGGAACCATCACCACCGCAGCAAACAGAAACAGAGGGCCCCGGAACTCATGGAACCACCACCAACGCAGCAAACAGAAACAGAGGGCCCCGGAACTCATGGAACCACCACCAACGCAGCAAACAGAAACAGAGGGCCCCGGAACTCATGGAACCACCACCAACGCAGCAAACAGAAACAGAGGGCCCCGGAACTCATGGGGCCACCACCAACGCAGCAAACAGAAACAGAGGGCCCCGGAACTCATGGGGCCACCACCAACGCAGCAAACAGAAACAGAGAGCCCCGGAACTCATGGGGCCACCACCAACGCAGCAAACAGAAACAGAGGGCCCCGGAACTCATGGAACCATCACCACCGCAGCAAACAGAAACAGAGGGCCCCGGAACTCATGGGGCCACCACCAACGCAGCAAACAGAAACAGAGGGCCCCGGAACTCATGGGGCCACCACCAACGCAGCAAACAGAAACAGAGGGCCCCGGAACTCATGGGGCCACCACCAACGCAGCAAACAGAAACAGAGGGCCCCGGAACTCATGGGGCCACCACCAACGCAGCAAACAGAAACAGAGGGCCCCGGAACTCATGGGGCCACCACCAACGCAGCAAACAGAAACAGAGGGCCCCGGAACTCATGGGGCCACCACCAACGCAGCAAACAGAAACAGAGGGCCCCGGAACTCATGGGGCCACCACCAACGCAGCAAACAGAAACAGAGGGCCCCGGAACTCGGGATGA